CCTGTGTTAACAAGTGGCCATCACCGATCTGCTATGGGATGCTCATGAATAGCTGCTCAAAAACCGGAACGGAAGCTACCCATCAGTGTAGCGCTTGGAACCCTGCGTGTCGTGTCATGTGCTCTAAATGGGACGGTATGCGTTTTGGTAACTACTGCTCAAACGACTGGTGGACGGCCAATCCCTAACAGGCTCGACCCGGTTAAGAGTTTTTCCGTCACCTCAATCATTAAATCCCTTGGCTCAAAAAATTTCACTACCGGAGCCCTCAGAGAGTTATGACCCCAGTTATCTTGCTTTAAGAGCGGTAACTGGTTAGCATCTTTTGATATCATTACCGGGAGAAAAGATGCCTAAGGTACCTCCACCCATCAAGCAGCCTGCTCCAGCACCGAACAGTGTTGGTGATACAGCTTCTCCCACTGGATGCCCACATCTTGCAGGAGCCGTTACCCAGACCGATCCAGCCAAAAATGTAGATTCCCCTAAGCGTGGTGCAGTGAATCCTTTCGAACACTCACAGGGCATTCCACAAGAATACCGTGAGCGCGTAAATGCCGATAAAATACCGTGCCCCGCTCTTTTATCGCTATACAACAATGGTGACTTGAAGCCAGAGTCTGATGGCTCAATCAATATGGAAGATTTAGATAAAGCACTTGGTTCGCTGGGACTCGGACCATCAGTGCGAGGCGCATTGGTAAAGGTCGCCGATGGCACCGATAAGATACCGGACACATTCAATCTCTTTAACCTTCGAGATTCCAATATCGACCATACGGGCTCCACAGGAATCCGAGATCCCAAAGTGGATCCAGAAAAACTCGATACGTTCTTAAGCTTCGGCACTGAGGGCCGGCTCTATGCCTCCAACCTGGCGGAGGCGATGGACCACTTCAACGCCATCGACCCTGGCCTAAAGGGTACCGCAATTGAAACTCTGGAAATGACGGCACTGCTCCAGGTTTTCGGCCGAGAAGACGAAAGCCGTGGTGGTGACCGATATTTTACCGAACAAGATATTAAAGGATTATGGCTCGATGGTCGGTACCCAGAAGACTGGACAGCTCGGCCAGTCGACGATGTTAGCCTAACTGAAGTTGGCCTCGTTGGGGCGAAGATAGGGATCTCTAGAATTTGGGATGCCATCACTGCCCCCATTAAAAACTTTTTCTCGTCTATTTTTTCCTAAAACAAGACAGGCACAACACTTAATTCGTTGAACCAATAACCTGCGCGTAATGCCTCAAGCTAAGTGTTATAATTTTCCCTCCGGCATACTTACACCATGGTCAGCTACGGCCCGAAACCGACTCATTTCCAATTTCATAACAGTTAAAATCTGAACAGAGTCCTGTTACCCGATAACTGATATAACAAATACCGTCCCTGCTTGAGAATATTGATTTTTAGTGTTACCCCGAATCGTCCACGAGCGGAGTTTCATGGTGTCTCAGCCCAATATACAAATCGAAGATTCATCGGCTTGGCAAAAAGTCAACGTTAGGCCACTCCACCCGCACGAGGTCACCAACCAGGGTGGACCCGATATCGTAAGGCTCGTCGAACCCATCGATGTAGGATCCCCTGAACTTCTCAATCAGTTACTTCGCGAAGGTAAAGACAAACTCGAAGAGCTCATCGCAGAGCACGGCGCAGTCATGTTTCGTGGCTTCAAAGTAGACCCACCACGGTTCAGACAAGCTGTCCTTAGTGCATACAAGGCCTCGCGCTACATTTGGATGATGCCGATGTCGCCTAAGCTGGCCCGCTTCTTTTTGTCTCTTCCCCTTATCGGCCCTTTTCTCAACTGGTTCTTGGGGGTTATCGAAGCCTGGGCCACCGGTCGGACCCTCACCCAAAAAGACGCCTCGACACTCGCCTACGAGGACAATATCCAATTCCCCCACCACGAGTTCGGTATCTTCTTTAATATACCGCGCGTCATCGCGTTTCTCTGTGAGAAGCAAAGCAATACAGGTGGTGAAACTCTCTTCTGCGACGCGGAAATCGCATGGAGCGCTCTAAGGCCAGAGCTGAAATCTCACTTCGAAACTGCCCGTTTTATCCGCTATAAAAACGAAAACCAGTTCCTTCCCCCACCATTTACCGCGCCAGCATTGCTAGTACACCCCAAAAGTGGAGTTCCCAGCCTCAACCTAACCGGATACCATCATCAAATTGTCGCCGAAGAAGGTCAACGCCTCTTCCCGGAAGCACGTATCGAACTTGGCAACTACGACGAAAACTTCATGTTTAAACCTACCCTTGTTGATGCTGCCGGTAACCCCGTCGAGCTAAGTGAGGCAGACTATCGAGAGATTATCTCAGCCCACCTTGCACAAGGCGTACTGCTGCCATGGAAGGAAGGCGATGTCCTTTTTTGCGATA
The Deltaproteobacteria bacterium genome window above contains:
- a CDS encoding TauD/TfdA family dioxygenase, whose translation is MSQPNIQIEDSSAWQKVNVRPLHPHEVTNQGGPDIVRLVEPIDVGSPELLNQLLREGKDKLEELIAEHGAVMFRGFKVDPPRFRQAVLSAYKASRYIWMMPMSPKLARFFLSLPLIGPFLNWFLGVIEAWATGRTLTQKDASTLAYEDNIQFPHHEFGIFFNIPRVIAFLCEKQSNTGGETLFCDAEIAWSALRPELKSHFETARFIRYKNENQFLPPPFTAPALLVHPKSGVPSLNLTGYHHQIVAEEGQRLFPEARIELGNYDENFMFKPTLVDAAGNPVELSEADYREIISAHLAQGVLLPWKEGDVLFCDNYKIVHGRINGGDPRKVLQVMLCDYQQNQTRFFA